The following proteins are co-located in the Cloacibacillus sp. genome:
- a CDS encoding DpnI domain-containing protein — translation MNTALEEKLGNQYMSPSQIARRLTEGWTAPNLYCPRCGSDHLIHETANRPVKDFSCPACGAVYEQKSRQNGFSKKTAGGAYEAMIDRIKSTTNPDFLFMNYSRADMRVHDLFAVPKFFFTPKIVEKREPLSPTAKRAGWTGCNILLHDIPEQGRIYIIENSVPLEKAVVIKKFAAALKLEVKEMATRSWLLDILNCVNKTAGEEFTLAKIYDFEEKLSAIHPENNNIRAKIRQQLQMLRDRGLIEFAGRGRYRKAAL, via the coding sequence ATGAATACGGCGCTTGAGGAGAAACTTGGCAATCAATACATGAGCCCGTCGCAGATCGCGCGCAGGCTCACCGAAGGGTGGACTGCGCCAAACCTTTACTGCCCTCGCTGCGGCAGCGATCATCTGATACATGAGACGGCGAACCGGCCAGTGAAGGATTTTTCCTGCCCCGCCTGCGGCGCGGTCTACGAGCAAAAGAGCCGCCAGAACGGTTTTTCAAAAAAGACGGCAGGCGGCGCCTACGAAGCTATGATCGACCGCATCAAGAGCACGACAAACCCTGATTTTCTTTTCATGAACTACAGCCGCGCCGATATGCGCGTCCACGACCTTTTCGCCGTGCCAAAATTCTTCTTCACACCAAAGATAGTTGAAAAACGCGAACCACTTTCACCTACCGCAAAAAGAGCCGGATGGACGGGCTGTAATATCTTGCTTCACGACATTCCAGAGCAGGGGCGGATATACATCATCGAGAATAGCGTACCGCTTGAAAAAGCAGTGGTCATTAAAAAATTCGCCGCCGCCTTAAAGCTTGAGGTAAAAGAGATGGCCACGCGCAGTTGGCTGTTGGACATTTTAAACTGCGTCAACAAAACCGCAGGCGAAGAATTCACGCTGGCGAAAATATACGACTTTGAAGAAAAACTGTCGGCGATCCACCCAGAAAACAACAACATCCGCGCAAAAATAAGGCAGCAGTTGCAGATGCTAAGAGACCGGGGGCTTATTGAGTTCGCAGGGCGCGGGCGATACCGGAAAGCAGCGCTGTGA
- a CDS encoding Fur family transcriptional regulator encodes MDINMELTSAGLRVTRQRRVVLELLAAEGAPLSHAEIQARLAEHLDRVTLYRTLETLKRAGIVHQVQGIDGVWRFCAHEQGTQGCPGDHAHFLCLSCGRMFCLADQRMPRVAVPAGMQVEGKQFVIYGACPECAVSNSDKNNDEKDDNN; translated from the coding sequence TTGGATATAAATATGGAACTGACAAGCGCGGGGCTGCGGGTGACGCGGCAGAGGCGCGTGGTGCTGGAGCTGCTTGCAGCGGAGGGCGCGCCGCTTTCTCACGCGGAGATACAGGCGCGGCTTGCGGAGCATCTCGACCGCGTCACTCTATACCGGACGCTTGAAACTTTGAAGAGGGCGGGCATCGTCCATCAGGTGCAGGGCATCGACGGCGTCTGGCGTTTTTGCGCGCACGAGCAGGGAACGCAGGGCTGCCCCGGCGATCACGCGCATTTTTTATGTCTTTCGTGCGGCAGGATGTTCTGCCTTGCCGACCAGCGGATGCCGCGCGTTGCGGTGCCCGCCGGGATGCAGGTCGAGGGCAAACAGTTCGTCATCTACGGCGCGTGCCCTGAGTGCGCTGTGAGCAATTCCGATAAAAACAACGATGAAAAGGATGATAACAATTGA
- the ilvC gene encoding ketol-acid reductoisomerase, protein MGAKVYYDRDADLNFLNGKKVAVIGYGSQGHAHSQNLRDSGADVIVALHEGSKSKAKAEADGFCVLTVAEAAKEADLIMFLMPDHMQAEIYKTQVAPNMKPDAKLLFAHGFAVHFGQITPAPSHDVFMIAPKGPGHMVRAMYKEGKGVPCLIAIYQDASGKAKDYALAYASAVGGGRAGIIETTFREETETDLFGEQAVLCGGVCELMQQGFKTLVDAGYQPEMAYFECINEMKLIVDMIFEGGMSWMRYSISDTAKYGDMTAGPRVIGEESRKAMKQLLTEIQDGTFARDWILENQTGRPRMKKWAKAAQEAPCEAVGKELRKMMPWMDQKEIPKF, encoded by the coding sequence ATGGGTGCAAAGGTTTATTACGATCGCGACGCGGACTTGAATTTTCTTAACGGCAAAAAGGTGGCCGTCATCGGCTACGGAAGCCAGGGACATGCGCATTCGCAGAATCTGCGCGACAGCGGCGCGGACGTCATCGTAGCTCTTCACGAAGGCAGCAAGTCAAAGGCGAAGGCGGAAGCGGACGGCTTTTGCGTGCTGACGGTGGCTGAGGCCGCAAAAGAGGCCGACCTCATCATGTTCCTCATGCCCGACCACATGCAGGCTGAGATATACAAGACGCAGGTCGCGCCGAATATGAAGCCCGACGCCAAGCTGCTCTTCGCGCACGGCTTCGCGGTACATTTCGGCCAGATAACGCCCGCTCCGTCGCACGACGTCTTCATGATAGCCCCCAAAGGCCCCGGACACATGGTGCGCGCCATGTACAAAGAGGGCAAAGGCGTGCCGTGCCTCATCGCCATCTACCAGGACGCAAGCGGCAAGGCGAAGGACTACGCGCTTGCATACGCCTCGGCAGTAGGCGGCGGACGCGCGGGCATCATTGAGACCACCTTCCGTGAGGAGACGGAGACCGACCTCTTCGGCGAGCAGGCCGTGCTTTGCGGCGGCGTCTGCGAACTGATGCAGCAGGGCTTCAAGACCCTCGTCGACGCCGGCTACCAGCCCGAGATGGCCTACTTTGAGTGCATCAACGAGATGAAGCTTATCGTAGACATGATCTTCGAAGGCGGCATGAGCTGGATGAGATACTCAATCAGCGACACGGCGAAATACGGCGACATGACGGCAGGCCCGCGCGTAATTGGCGAAGAGTCGCGCAAAGCCATGAAGCAGCTCCTCACAGAGATACAGGACGGCACCTTCGCGCGCGACTGGATCCTTGAGAACCAGACCGGACGCCCGCGCATGAAGAAATGGGCGAAGGCGGCCCAGGAAGCTCCCTGCGAAGCCGTAGGCAAAGAGCTGCGCAAGATGATGCCTTGGATGGATCAGAAGGAAATCCCTAAATTTTAA
- a CDS encoding lysophospholipid acyltransferase family protein, translating to MKSDRNWVYNVVRLITFLYFTFYHRLEIFGKEKIPQERPVIVAPNHASYLDPPVVGYAFLPGYLKFIAWEGLFHFKPFAAFLHEMGAVPVSPENKASSAGLLRMVIGFIKDGFSAFICPEGHRTLDGRLQPLEGGVAIMALKTGAPVVPTYVSGSFRALSPAMRFPRPRKLTVTFGDPIDPALLPQEADDREKRRLILEKIDAFYKAEDAKDKAKHPLK from the coding sequence TTGAAATCTGACAGAAACTGGGTATATAACGTAGTACGTCTTATAACATTCCTATATTTCACATTCTATCATCGTTTGGAGATTTTCGGCAAAGAGAAAATCCCGCAGGAGAGGCCCGTAATAGTCGCGCCAAACCACGCAAGCTACCTCGACCCGCCCGTAGTTGGATACGCCTTTTTGCCCGGCTATTTAAAATTCATCGCATGGGAAGGGCTGTTTCACTTCAAACCCTTCGCGGCCTTCCTGCATGAGATGGGCGCTGTGCCAGTCTCGCCCGAAAACAAAGCCAGCTCCGCGGGGCTGCTTCGCATGGTCATAGGCTTTATAAAAGACGGATTCAGCGCCTTCATCTGCCCCGAAGGGCACAGGACGCTCGACGGACGGCTCCAGCCGCTTGAAGGCGGCGTCGCCATCATGGCGCTAAAAACAGGCGCGCCTGTCGTGCCCACCTACGTCAGCGGCTCCTTCCGCGCGCTCTCGCCCGCCATGCGCTTCCCGCGCCCGCGCAAGCTCACCGTCACCTTCGGAGATCCGATAGACCCGGCGCTTCTGCCTCAGGAGGCGGACGACCGCGAAAAACGCCGCCTCATATTAGAAAAAATCGACGCCTTCTACAAGGCCGAGGACGCAAAGGACAAGGCGAAACATCCGCTCAAATAA
- a CDS encoding iron-only hydrogenase system regulator, giving the protein MPEIPANEDKEQKKDENKIGVAAIIVEEPDSAASVNAVLHQYSGLIVGRLGIPYRERGLSVISVVLDGTTDSISALTGKLGKITGVTVKAAMSKK; this is encoded by the coding sequence ATGCCGGAAATACCAGCAAACGAAGACAAAGAACAAAAAAAGGACGAAAACAAAATCGGCGTGGCCGCCATAATCGTTGAAGAGCCGGACAGCGCCGCCTCCGTCAACGCCGTGCTGCACCAGTACAGCGGCCTCATCGTCGGCCGCCTCGGCATCCCCTACCGCGAGCGCGGACTTTCAGTCATCTCCGTCGTGCTGGACGGAACGACCGATTCCATAAGCGCGCTCACAGGCAAACTGGGAAAAATAACCGGCGTCACCGTCAAAGCCGCCATGTCGAAAAAATAG
- a CDS encoding aliphatic sulfonate ABC transporter substrate-binding protein codes for MKKIITAFLIVLAAAATAFAADYPAKLAITYVKAPLNVPSIVEKYNRSFEAAYPGVTLAFPELTEGPKQTAALAAGEIGIASCLGSTSALLAASEGLDLRIVGIYSRAPKAFMIVVKDPAIKTVRDLKGKKVAGPKGTILHQLLAAALDKEGMSMRDVSFIQMDLASGANALANNSVDAALLAGPAAYKALSTGSRMLKNGEGLVDATIVIATTDKFMKAYPKAVATFMETHKKTLEWMKKHPKEAKEMTQKETGMPMAGVEAMYGWYNFDPAIRKADIEELVRTQQFMLDNGLQRKKIDDVRALVK; via the coding sequence ATGAAAAAAATAATCACAGCGTTTCTCATCGTCCTTGCGGCGGCGGCCACAGCGTTTGCCGCGGACTACCCGGCAAAACTTGCCATCACCTACGTCAAAGCGCCGCTCAACGTTCCGTCGATCGTTGAAAAATACAACAGATCCTTTGAAGCCGCCTACCCCGGCGTTACGCTCGCCTTCCCCGAACTGACGGAGGGCCCCAAACAGACGGCTGCGCTTGCCGCGGGCGAGATAGGCATAGCCAGCTGCCTTGGCTCCACCTCAGCGCTGCTTGCCGCCTCCGAAGGCCTTGACCTTCGCATCGTCGGAATATACTCCCGCGCGCCGAAAGCCTTCATGATAGTAGTAAAAGACCCCGCGATAAAAACCGTGCGCGACCTCAAAGGCAAAAAAGTGGCCGGCCCCAAAGGAACGATACTTCATCAGCTGCTTGCCGCAGCGCTCGACAAAGAGGGCATGTCCATGCGCGACGTCAGCTTCATCCAGATGGACTTGGCCTCCGGCGCAAACGCACTGGCGAACAACAGCGTAGACGCGGCGCTGCTTGCCGGCCCCGCCGCCTACAAGGCGCTCTCAACAGGCTCGCGGATGCTCAAAAACGGCGAGGGACTAGTGGACGCGACGATCGTCATAGCCACGACGGACAAATTCATGAAAGCCTATCCTAAAGCCGTCGCGACCTTCATGGAGACGCACAAAAAGACGCTCGAATGGATGAAAAAACATCCAAAAGAGGCAAAAGAGATGACCCAGAAAGAGACTGGAATGCCGATGGCCGGCGTAGAGGCCATGTACGGCTGGTACAACTTTGACCCGGCCATTCGCAAAGCAGACATAGAAGAGCTGGTGCGCACGCAGCAGTTCATGCTCGACAACGGCTTGCAGCGCAAAAAAATAGACGACGTGCGCGCGCTGGTGAAATAG
- the ilvD gene encoding dihydroxy-acid dehydratase, with protein MNSDKAKKGYLRAPHRSLLKAAGYTDWEIERPWIGVANAYNAIIPGHTHLRTITEAVKAGIYAAGGLPIEFPVIGVCDGIAMNHEGMKFSLPSRELIMDSVEVMARAHAFDGLVLVPNCDKIVPGMAMAAAELNLPSVVVSGGPMMAGQHKGKTLDLNSVFEGVGQRGAGKIDDAALQEIEDNACPGCGSCSGMFTANTMNCMMEALGLALPGNGTIPAVHAGRIRLAKDAGRAVMALVEKNIRPRDILTAEAFRNAVAVDLALGGSTNTSLHLPAIAWAAGLKLSLELFNEVGEQVPHLCSMSPGGQYHIEDLWRAGGVRALMEELFAASLINGEVITVTGKTAAENAAGARVLDTEVIRPLDRPYHKQGGLAFMKGTLAPLGAIVKQAAVAPEMLVHTGPARVFESEEEASAAIMANKIKDGDVVVIRCEGPKGGPGMREMLAPTSAIMGQGKGETVALITDGRFSGATRGAAIGHVSPEAAVGGPIGLVEEGDEIYINIPEKRLDLHVSEETLAERRKKFVPKEQPVESPFLNRYRAFATSGVEGGVLKKG; from the coding sequence ATGAACAGCGATAAAGCTAAAAAAGGATACCTTCGCGCGCCGCACCGCTCGCTTCTCAAAGCGGCCGGCTACACCGACTGGGAAATAGAACGCCCGTGGATAGGCGTAGCCAACGCCTACAACGCAATAATCCCAGGGCACACCCACCTGCGCACCATCACAGAGGCGGTCAAGGCCGGAATCTACGCGGCGGGCGGCCTTCCGATAGAATTTCCGGTAATAGGGGTGTGCGACGGCATAGCCATGAACCACGAGGGAATGAAATTCTCCCTGCCCAGCCGTGAGCTCATCATGGACTCAGTAGAGGTGATGGCGCGCGCCCACGCCTTCGACGGGCTCGTGCTCGTGCCCAACTGCGACAAAATAGTGCCCGGCATGGCAATGGCCGCGGCGGAGCTGAACCTCCCGTCAGTAGTAGTCTCAGGCGGCCCCATGATGGCCGGGCAGCACAAAGGAAAAACACTCGACCTAAACAGCGTCTTTGAAGGCGTCGGCCAGCGCGGAGCCGGAAAAATAGACGACGCGGCCTTACAGGAGATAGAAGACAACGCCTGCCCCGGCTGCGGCTCCTGCTCAGGCATGTTCACGGCAAACACCATGAACTGCATGATGGAGGCGCTGGGCCTCGCCCTCCCCGGAAACGGCACCATTCCCGCCGTGCACGCCGGACGCATCCGCCTCGCAAAAGACGCAGGGCGCGCCGTAATGGCGCTCGTTGAAAAAAATATACGCCCGCGCGACATACTGACCGCGGAGGCCTTCAGAAACGCCGTAGCGGTAGACCTTGCTCTCGGCGGCTCCACAAACACCTCGCTCCACCTTCCCGCCATCGCGTGGGCGGCTGGGCTAAAACTATCTCTTGAACTCTTCAACGAAGTCGGCGAACAGGTGCCGCACCTCTGCTCAATGAGCCCCGGCGGACAGTATCACATAGAGGACCTCTGGCGCGCAGGAGGAGTGCGCGCTCTCATGGAAGAACTCTTTGCCGCCAGCCTCATAAACGGCGAAGTCATCACAGTCACCGGAAAAACGGCCGCTGAAAACGCCGCGGGCGCCCGCGTGCTTGACACTGAGGTCATTCGCCCGCTCGACAGGCCCTACCACAAACAGGGCGGCCTTGCCTTCATGAAAGGAACGCTCGCCCCTCTTGGCGCAATAGTGAAACAGGCGGCGGTAGCCCCTGAAATGCTCGTCCACACCGGCCCGGCGCGCGTCTTTGAATCCGAAGAAGAGGCGAGCGCCGCAATAATGGCAAACAAAATAAAAGACGGCGACGTAGTCGTCATTCGCTGCGAAGGCCCCAAAGGCGGCCCCGGAATGCGCGAAATGCTCGCCCCCACCTCCGCCATAATGGGTCAGGGCAAAGGAGAAACGGTAGCCCTCATCACAGACGGGCGCTTCTCCGGCGCAACGCGCGGCGCCGCCATCGGCCACGTCTCGCCCGAAGCCGCGGTAGGCGGCCCCATCGGCCTTGTAGAAGAGGGAGACGAAATATACATCAACATCCCTGAAAAACGCCTCGACCTCCACGTCTCAGAAGAGACGCTCGCCGAACGCCGCAAAAAATTCGTCCCCAAAGAACAGCCCGTAGAGAGCCCCTTCCTAAACCGCTACCGCGCCTTCGCCACCAGCGGAGTAGAAGGCGGAGTGCTGAAAAAAGGCTAG
- the hydF gene encoding [FeFe] hydrogenase H-cluster maturation GTPase HydF has translation MALSDTPRGNRLHIGFYGRRNAGKSSLINLVTAQQTALVSEYAGTTTDPVIKSMELLPLGPIAVIDTAGLDDTGELGALRIERARSMMDRTDLALLVVAAGAASGALDFEKEWIEEFRKRKTSVIGVLNQTDKLAPQEVEPLRARVEAALGIPFTAVSALDKNSRAPLLASIVKAAPTDFEAPTLTGDLFLPGATVVLVAPQDIQAPKGRLILPEVQTIRDILDNGGMALSCTADRFPQMLAALKEPPALVITDSQVFGYVNGVLPRSVPLTSFSILMARAKGELAAFIEGARAIENLKDGDKVLIAEACTHAPLNEDIGREKLPRWLREKAGENLTADIATGLDFPANLKEYKLILHCGGCMFTRKQLMSRIIEAQAAGVPITNYGIAIAQLNGILERVTEMF, from the coding sequence ATGGCGCTCTCCGACACCCCCCGCGGCAACCGCCTGCACATCGGCTTCTACGGCAGACGCAACGCCGGCAAATCGAGCCTCATAAACCTCGTAACGGCGCAGCAGACGGCGCTCGTCTCCGAATACGCCGGCACAACCACCGACCCCGTCATCAAAAGCATGGAGCTGTTGCCGCTCGGCCCCATCGCCGTAATAGACACGGCGGGGCTGGACGACACCGGCGAGCTGGGCGCCCTGCGCATCGAACGCGCGCGCTCCATGATGGACAGGACGGACCTTGCGCTGCTGGTCGTAGCCGCGGGCGCGGCGTCGGGCGCGCTTGACTTTGAAAAAGAATGGATAGAAGAGTTCCGAAAGAGAAAAACCTCGGTCATCGGCGTGCTCAACCAGACGGACAAACTGGCGCCGCAGGAGGTGGAGCCGCTTCGCGCCCGCGTCGAAGCCGCGCTCGGCATCCCCTTCACGGCGGTCTCCGCGCTTGACAAAAACTCCCGCGCGCCGCTGCTTGCCTCCATCGTAAAGGCGGCGCCCACAGATTTTGAAGCGCCGACGCTGACGGGCGACCTCTTTTTGCCGGGCGCCACTGTCGTACTCGTAGCGCCGCAGGACATACAGGCTCCCAAAGGCCGGCTCATACTGCCCGAAGTGCAGACGATACGCGACATCCTGGACAACGGCGGCATGGCGCTCTCCTGCACCGCCGACCGTTTCCCGCAGATGCTGGCCGCGCTCAAAGAGCCGCCGGCGCTCGTCATAACCGACTCGCAGGTCTTTGGCTACGTAAACGGCGTGCTGCCGCGCAGCGTGCCGCTCACCTCCTTCTCCATACTCATGGCGCGAGCGAAAGGCGAACTTGCCGCCTTCATAGAGGGCGCGCGCGCCATAGAAAACCTCAAAGACGGCGACAAGGTGCTAATAGCCGAAGCCTGCACCCACGCGCCGCTGAACGAAGACATCGGCCGCGAAAAACTGCCGCGTTGGCTGCGCGAAAAAGCCGGAGAAAACCTCACCGCCGACATCGCCACCGGCCTTGACTTCCCCGCGAACCTCAAAGAATACAAACTCATCCTCCACTGCGGCGGTTGCATGTTCACCAGAAAACAGCTAATGTCCCGAATAATAGAAGCCCAAGCCGCCGGCGTCCCCATAACCAACTACGGCATAGCCATAGCCCAGCTGAACGGCATATTGGAGAGAGTTACGGAGATGTTTTAA
- the ilvN gene encoding acetolactate synthase small subunit encodes MKSTFSIVSEDNPGVLMRIASLIYRRGYNIESLSVGRTDTPGLSRFTIIIEGEEGVYDQIRKQLMKLIEVVEVNNLTKEGPFVERWLSLVKVMAPLERRPHILQTAEIFRCRVVDLGSDTITLEVTGDYGKVQACMEALRPYGILETAGSGQVALSRTGFDN; translated from the coding sequence TTGAAGAGTACATTCAGCATCGTTTCCGAAGACAACCCCGGAGTGCTGATGCGCATCGCAAGCCTCATCTACCGGCGCGGCTATAACATCGAGAGCCTTAGCGTCGGGCGCACGGACACGCCGGGACTTTCGCGCTTCACCATCATCATAGAGGGCGAGGAGGGCGTCTACGACCAGATCCGCAAGCAGCTCATGAAGCTCATAGAGGTCGTAGAGGTGAACAACCTCACGAAAGAGGGGCCGTTCGTCGAGCGCTGGCTTTCGCTAGTCAAGGTAATGGCGCCTCTTGAACGCAGGCCGCACATCTTGCAGACGGCGGAGATCTTCCGCTGCCGCGTCGTAGACCTCGGCTCCGATACGATAACGCTTGAGGTGACGGGCGACTACGGAAAGGTGCAGGCCTGCATGGAGGCGCTTCGCCCCTACGGCATACTTGAGACGGCTGGCAGCGGACAGGTTGCGCTCTCCCGCACCGGCTTCGACAACTAA
- the ilvB gene encoding biosynthetic-type acetolactate synthase large subunit: MARMNGAQMVVKALEDEGVSTVFGLPGGTVIHLYDALYDSKLNHILMRHEQAASHAADGYARTSGRPGVCIATSGPGATNLVTGIATANLDSVPMIAITGQVATTVIGTDAFQEADIVGASLPLVKHSFQVRTPDQIQSTIHKAFYIASTGRPGPVLIDVPADVQKGFGDYKYSTELDFLGYHPENLWDVSQLDAAVSLIEHAERPVIFAGGGVIRSGASPQLIDFALKYQIPVTTTLIGKGGFPESHESGLALGMAGMHGRPVANRALMAADVIIAVGSRFSDRTTGNRQRFAADAKIIHIDLDAAEIDKAIETDVWLVGDAARVLDALMAALGKKIAEHGEWNKTLDEIRKKEPLPHGRLENEIAPWQALEELRALTGGSAVITTEVGQNQMWAAQYLNIEAPGRFLSSGGLGTMGFGFPAAIGAAYACPDQPVWCVAGDGSLMMNIQELDTCARYNIPVKIMLLNNACLGNVRQWQQLFYDHRYSNTIYNRTPDFVKVSEAMGVPAFSVSHPNDLHKTLAAAMAEPGPALVDVRIPQGALVLPMVYPGDSIDNMVTQ; the protein is encoded by the coding sequence ATGGCAAGAATGAACGGGGCTCAGATGGTGGTCAAAGCTCTGGAGGACGAGGGCGTATCGACGGTCTTCGGGCTTCCCGGGGGGACGGTCATCCATCTCTATGACGCTCTCTATGATTCCAAATTAAATCACATACTGATGCGCCACGAACAGGCGGCCTCGCACGCGGCGGACGGATACGCGCGCACAAGCGGCAGGCCGGGCGTCTGCATCGCGACATCGGGCCCCGGAGCCACGAACCTCGTAACAGGCATAGCGACAGCGAACCTCGACTCAGTGCCGATGATAGCCATCACGGGGCAGGTGGCGACCACAGTCATCGGAACGGACGCCTTTCAGGAGGCGGACATCGTAGGCGCCTCGCTTCCGCTGGTAAAACACAGCTTCCAGGTGCGCACGCCCGACCAGATACAGTCAACCATCCACAAAGCCTTCTACATAGCCTCGACGGGACGCCCCGGGCCGGTGCTCATAGACGTCCCCGCGGACGTACAGAAGGGCTTTGGCGACTATAAATATTCAACGGAGCTAGATTTTTTAGGCTATCATCCAGAAAACCTCTGGGACGTCTCGCAGCTTGACGCCGCGGTCTCCCTCATAGAGCATGCGGAGCGCCCCGTGATATTTGCCGGCGGCGGCGTCATTCGCTCAGGCGCCTCGCCCCAGCTCATAGACTTCGCGCTGAAATACCAGATACCGGTGACGACCACGCTCATCGGCAAAGGCGGATTCCCCGAGTCGCACGAATCGGGCCTCGCGCTCGGCATGGCCGGAATGCACGGACGCCCCGTAGCGAACCGCGCGCTCATGGCGGCAGACGTCATAATCGCCGTCGGCTCGCGTTTCAGCGACCGCACCACAGGCAACAGACAGCGGTTTGCCGCGGACGCAAAAATAATCCACATAGACCTCGACGCGGCTGAGATAGACAAAGCCATAGAGACGGACGTCTGGCTCGTAGGCGACGCCGCGCGCGTGCTCGACGCCTTGATGGCCGCGCTTGGCAAAAAAATAGCGGAGCACGGCGAATGGAACAAAACCCTTGACGAAATACGCAAAAAAGAGCCGCTGCCGCACGGCCGTCTTGAAAACGAAATAGCCCCGTGGCAGGCGCTCGAAGAGCTTCGCGCACTCACGGGAGGGTCGGCCGTCATCACAACCGAAGTCGGCCAAAACCAGATGTGGGCGGCGCAGTATCTTAACATCGAAGCGCCCGGGCGCTTTTTGAGCTCAGGAGGCCTGGGTACAATGGGCTTCGGATTCCCCGCTGCAATAGGCGCGGCCTACGCCTGCCCAGACCAGCCCGTATGGTGCGTCGCCGGCGACGGCAGCCTCATGATGAACATACAGGAGCTAGACACCTGCGCACGCTACAACATCCCCGTCAAAATCATGCTGCTCAACAACGCCTGCCTCGGCAACGTGCGCCAGTGGCAGCAGCTGTTCTACGATCACCGTTATTCAAACACCATCTACAACAGAACGCCTGACTTCGTAAAAGTCTCCGAGGCGATGGGCGTTCCCGCCTTCTCCGTCTCGCACCCGAACGATCTCCACAAAACGCTTGCGGCCGCAATGGCCGAGCCGGGCCCAGCCTTGGTGGACGTCCGCATACCGCAGGGCGCGCTAGTGCTTCCGATGGTCTACCCCGGCGACTCGATAGACAACATGGTGACTCAATAG
- a CDS encoding molybdopterin-binding protein, which translates to MKITQIPLDAAVGLPLAHDLTQIDAKNHKKSARFKKGQVITEADLETLRSMGRENLSIMEMSPGDIHEDDAARALGEALCGENLRLTEPEEGRCNLVAEKSGLLWYLAETVNRVNQDPDWVLSALAPHRPVLAGQTVAGFRIRPLVLGDYRVERAVASVRGSKPFMILPFKPLKVGLVTTGKEIVDNRVEDAFRPKLLEKLGRLGGTLLGQRFCTDSLEQISGAIGAFLDEGADAVICTGGMSVDADDRTPGAIRSRCAKISFQGTPALPGAMLMLGWAKSPEDGRDVAVIGAPACVAFDERTALDKLLPFVFAGIEPGDLVRRWGVGGLCEHCPVCHYPACSFAAGS; encoded by the coding sequence TTGAAGATAACGCAGATCCCGCTTGACGCGGCGGTAGGACTGCCGCTTGCGCACGACCTTACGCAGATCGACGCGAAAAACCACAAAAAATCGGCGCGCTTCAAAAAGGGACAGGTGATCACAGAGGCCGACCTTGAGACGCTTCGCAGCATGGGGCGCGAGAACCTTTCGATAATGGAGATGTCTCCCGGCGACATTCACGAGGACGACGCGGCGCGCGCGCTCGGAGAGGCGCTCTGCGGCGAAAACCTGCGCCTTACGGAGCCGGAGGAGGGACGGTGCAACCTCGTAGCGGAGAAGTCTGGGCTGCTTTGGTATCTGGCTGAGACGGTGAACCGCGTCAATCAGGACCCTGACTGGGTGCTTTCGGCGCTCGCCCCTCACAGGCCGGTGCTGGCCGGACAGACGGTGGCTGGCTTTCGCATCCGTCCGCTGGTGCTTGGAGACTACCGCGTCGAACGCGCCGTGGCCTCGGTGCGCGGCAGTAAACCGTTTATGATACTGCCCTTCAAGCCGCTGAAGGTGGGACTTGTGACTACTGGCAAGGAGATAGTGGACAACCGCGTTGAGGACGCCTTCCGCCCGAAACTTCTGGAAAAACTTGGACGGCTCGGCGGCACGCTTTTGGGCCAGCGCTTCTGTACCGATTCACTGGAGCAGATAAGCGGCGCCATAGGAGCGTTTCTTGACGAGGGCGCGGACGCCGTTATATGCACCGGCGGCATGAGCGTCGACGCGGACGACAGAACGCCTGGCGCCATCCGCTCGCGGTGCGCGAAAATATCGTTTCAGGGAACGCCCGCGCTTCCCGGCGCTATGCTGATGCTGGGCTGGGCGAAATCGCCGGAAGACGGGCGCGACGTGGCCGTCATTGGCGCGCCAGCCTGCGTCGCCTTTGACGAAAGAACAGCGCTCGACAAGCTGCTGCCATTCGTATTCGCCGGCATAGAGCCGGGCGACCTCGTGCGCAGATGGGGCGTAGGCGGCCTGTGCGAGCACTGCCCCGTCTGCCATTACCCCGCCTGCAGCTTCGCCGCCGGCTCCTAA